The Athene noctua chromosome 26, bAthNoc1.hap1.1, whole genome shotgun sequence genome has a window encoding:
- the RBM7 gene encoding RNA-binding protein 7, translating to MGAAAAEADRTLFVGNLDPRVTEELIFELFHQAGPVIKVKIPKDRDGRPKQFAFVNFKHEESVPYGLSLLNGIKLYGRPIKIQFRSGSSHASQDGNPSCSPHGAANTSPSGTPHPASSCSRYDRSAEGTVAAGFSPVQRSLPSAESLQRQAVMSSATWQQQPHFAGKHEPPGFAPPGYQHAPHTFHPSPAPPGLRRPETPALRKGRLSTHPYHPDSRHFGREPRFGERGHDHGRAKREEYGDTGAEHHYRAGREEPGYEDRHRDGWSHDYDYRRESYREAKWHLSWH from the exons atgggggcggcggcggccgaggcgGACCGGACCCTCTTCGTGGGTAACCTGGACCCCAGAGTCACCGAGGAGCTCATCTTCGAGCTCTTCCACCAG GCCGGGCCGGTAATTAAGGTTAAAATCCCCAAGGACAGAGACGGCAGACCCAAGCAGTTCGCGTTTGTGAACTTCAAACATGAAGAGTCTGTCCCTTACGGGTTGAGCCTGCTCAACGGGATCAAGCTGTACGGAAGGCCCATCAAGATTCAGTTCCGATCAG GGAGCAGTCACGCCTCTCAGGATGGGAATCCTTCTTGTTCCCCGCATGGAGCTGCCAACACCAGCCCGTCTGGCACACCGCATCCAGCCTCGAGCTGCAGCAG ATACGACAGGAGCGCTGAGGGGACGGTAGCAGCGGGGTTCTCACCGGTGCAGCGGTCTCTGCCGTCAGCCGAGAGCCTTCAGAGACAAGCGGTG atgagcagcgccacgtggcagcagcagcctcactTCGCAGGGAAGCACGAGCCGCCCGGCTTCGCCCCGCCCGGCTACCAGCACGCTCCTCACACCTTCCACCCCTCaccggcccccccggggctgcggcgcCCCGAGACCCCGGCGCTGCGCAAGGGCCGGCTGAGCACCCACCCCTACCACCCCGACAGCAGGCACTTCGGCCGCGAGCCGCGCTTCGGGGAGCGGGGCCACGACCACGGCCGCGCCAAGAGGGAGGAGTACGGCGACACCGGCGCCGAGCATCACTACAGGGCAGGCCGGGAGGAGCCCGGCTATGAGGACAGGCACCGGGACGGCTGGAGCCACGACTACGACTACCGCAGGGAGAGCTACAGGGAGGCCAAGTGGCACCTGTCGTGGCATTAG
- the REXO2 gene encoding oligoribonuclease, mitochondrial, whose translation MLGGSRAGLGRLRSCGGRLWRGRRRAAGMAGGGMGQRMVWVDLEMTGLDVEKDQILEMACLITDSDLNVLAEGPNLIINQPDELLDSMSEWCKEHHGKSGLTKAVKESKISLQQAEYEFLSFVRQQTPPGLCPLAGNSVHADKKFLDKYMPQFMRHLHYRIIDVSTVKELCRRWYPEEYEFAPKKAASHRALDDIRESIKELQFYRDSIFKRKTDEKKRKLIENGESDKAAS comes from the exons ATGCTGGGCGGCAGCCGCGCTGGCCTGGGCCGCCTGCGGAGCTGCGGCGGGCGGCTgtggcggggccggcggcgggcggcgggcatGGCCGGCGGCGGCATGGGCCAGCGGATGGTCTGGGTGGACCTGGAG ATGACGGGCCTGGACGTGGAGAAGGACCAGATCCTGGAGATGGCCTGCCTCATCACCGACTCCGACCTCAACGTCCTGGCGGag GGCCCCAACTTGATTATTAATCAGCCCGACGAGCTGCTGGACAGCATGTCTGAGTGGTGCAAGGAGCATCACGGGAAG TCTGGCCTTACGAAGGCTGTGAAGGAGAGTAAAATCTCCTTGCAGCAAGCGGAGTACGAGTTCCTGTCCTTCGTACGCCAACAGACCCCCCCAGGTCTCTGTCCTCTCGCAG GTAACTCTGTTCATGCAGATAAGAAATTCCTTGACAAATACATGCCTCAGTTCATGAGGCATCTTCATTACCGGATCATCGATGTGAGCACCGTCAAAGAGCTTTGCCG ACGCTGGTACCCGGAAGAATACGAGTTTGCACCAAAGAAGGCGGCTTCTCACAG AGCGCTTGATGACATCAGGGAAAGCATCAAAGAGCTTCAGTTCTACAGAGACAGCATCTTCAAGAGGAAAACggatgaaaagaaaaggaaactaatAGAGAACGGAGAAAGCGATAAAGCTGCCAGCTGA